From the Accumulibacter sp. genome, one window contains:
- the ttcA gene encoding tRNA 2-thiocytidine(32) synthetase TtcA codes for MEPSKTLLRLGKRLESKVGKAIADYNMIEDGDTVLVGISGGKDSYTLLSLLMTLRERAPIDFRLIAMNLDQKQPGFPAEVLPAYLTQIGIDYRIVEQDTYSVVRAKLPPGKTSCSLCSRLRRGVIYRVAKELGANKIALGHHRDDIVHTLFLNLLFGGQLKAMPPKLVTDDGAHVVIRPLAYCAEADIARYARGMAFPIIPCNLCGAQDNLQRERVRAMMADWDRRFPGRTEAVFSALQQVVPSHLADQSLFDFKGLRPGVELVAVAGGDPVFDPPGPVHGWSAPDVLPLRVLS; via the coding sequence GTGGAACCGTCGAAAACTTTGCTGCGCCTGGGAAAGCGCCTCGAGAGCAAGGTTGGCAAGGCGATTGCCGATTACAACATGATCGAGGACGGGGATACGGTGCTCGTCGGCATCTCGGGCGGCAAGGATTCCTACACCCTGCTGTCGCTCCTGATGACTCTGCGCGAGCGGGCGCCGATCGACTTCCGTCTGATCGCCATGAACCTCGACCAGAAGCAGCCCGGCTTTCCGGCCGAGGTCCTGCCGGCGTATCTGACGCAGATCGGCATCGACTACCGGATCGTCGAGCAGGACACCTACTCGGTGGTGCGAGCAAAGCTGCCGCCGGGCAAGACCAGTTGCTCGCTGTGTTCGCGCCTGCGCCGCGGCGTCATCTATCGGGTTGCCAAGGAACTGGGGGCAAACAAGATCGCGCTCGGCCACCATCGCGACGACATCGTGCACACGCTCTTTCTCAACCTCCTGTTTGGCGGTCAGCTCAAGGCCATGCCGCCGAAGCTGGTCACCGATGATGGCGCGCATGTCGTCATTCGACCACTCGCTTATTGTGCGGAAGCCGACATCGCGCGCTACGCCCGCGGCATGGCTTTCCCGATCATTCCCTGCAACCTCTGCGGTGCGCAGGACAACCTGCAAAGGGAGAGGGTCCGGGCGATGATGGCTGACTGGGATCGGCGCTTCCCGGGGCGCACCGAGGCGGTGTTTTCGGCCTTGCAGCAGGTGGTTCCTTCCCATCTGGCCGACCAATCTCTGTTCGATTTCAAAGGCTTGCGTCCCGGTGTCGAGTTGGTGGCGGTGGCTGGCGGCGACCCGGTGTTCGATCCACCAGGACCGGTGCACGGGTGGTCGGCGCCGGATGTCCTGCCGCTGCGGGTGTTGTCGTGA
- a CDS encoding class I SAM-dependent methyltransferase, with protein MLTRPPATAATLPTPSADALAASEALASAIAADIAAAGGWIGFDRFMELALYKPGMGYYAGGSRKFGTAGDFVTAPELSPAFAQTLAIQLQQLQTCCAARLIEVGGGSGKLASDLLLEMERQRRLPESYAILELSGELRRRQHDTIAQRAPHLLPRVRWLDELPGRFSGVVLANEVLDAMPAHLVHWQAGGIGERGVTVARGRFAWADRPASGHLLERALALAGECGIRPPYLSEISLAAPAWVRQWARILEHGVLLLIDYGFPRHEYYHPERAAGTLMCHHRHHAHDDPFYLPGLQDITLHVDFTAIVDSGCSEGLDLLGYTSQSTFLFNCGLTDILARTPADDPLRYLPLANAVQKLVSPAEMGELFKVMALGRRISEPLCGFRSGDRSASL; from the coding sequence GTGCTGACGCGTCCGCCGGCGACGGCGGCGACGCTGCCAACGCCCTCAGCCGACGCACTGGCAGCCAGCGAAGCACTCGCCAGCGCCATTGCCGCTGACATCGCGGCCGCTGGCGGCTGGATCGGCTTCGACCGATTCATGGAACTCGCGCTCTACAAGCCGGGGATGGGCTACTATGCCGGCGGTAGCCGCAAGTTCGGCACAGCGGGCGATTTCGTCACCGCGCCCGAACTCTCGCCGGCCTTCGCCCAGACGCTGGCGATCCAGTTACAGCAGCTGCAGACCTGCTGCGCGGCGCGCCTGATCGAAGTTGGCGGCGGCAGCGGCAAGCTGGCCAGCGACCTCCTGCTCGAAATGGAACGGCAGCGGCGGCTGCCCGAGAGCTACGCGATCCTCGAGCTGTCGGGCGAATTGCGTCGCCGACAGCACGACACCATTGCCCAGCGGGCACCACACCTGCTGCCGAGGGTGCGCTGGCTCGACGAGTTGCCTGGGCGCTTCAGCGGTGTCGTCCTGGCGAACGAGGTCCTCGACGCGATGCCGGCACACCTCGTGCACTGGCAAGCAGGTGGCATCGGCGAACGCGGGGTGACGGTCGCCCGCGGCCGCTTCGCCTGGGCCGACCGGCCGGCGAGCGGCCACCTGCTCGAACGGGCTCTGGCGCTGGCCGGCGAATGCGGCATCCGTCCCCCCTACCTGAGCGAGATCTCGCTCGCTGCGCCGGCCTGGGTCCGGCAATGGGCGAGGATCCTGGAGCACGGCGTGCTGCTGCTGATCGACTACGGCTTCCCGCGCCATGAGTACTACCATCCCGAGCGCGCCGCCGGCACGCTGATGTGCCACCATCGCCACCACGCCCACGATGACCCCTTCTACCTGCCCGGGCTGCAGGACATCACCCTGCACGTCGACTTCACGGCGATCGTCGACAGCGGCTGCAGCGAGGGACTCGACCTGCTCGGCTACACCTCCCAGTCCACCTTCCTCTTCAACTGTGGCCTGACCGACATCCTCGCCAGGACACCCGCCGACGACCCGCTGCGCTATCTGCCGCTGGCCAACGCAGTGCAGAAGCTGGTCTCGCCAGCCGAGATGGGCGAGTTGTTCAAGGTCATGGCGCTTGGCCGGCGAATCTCCGAGCCGCTCTGCGGGTTCCGCAGCGGCGACCGCAGCGCCAGCCTGTAA
- a CDS encoding pteridine reductase encodes MEGRTILVTGAARRLGRAIAVEMHGTGANIMVHYHQAAAEAATLVAELNARRPSSAACWQVDLRQIDRLPELVAATVDRFGRLDGLVNNASSFFPTPLAGIDLRDWDELVGSNLQAPLFLTQAAAPHLIASDGSVVNITDIHAERPLAGYPLYCAAKAGLLGLTRALAIELAPRVRVNAVAPGPILWPESEAFDSVARAEIVADTLLHRVGCPQDVARAVHYLLVAADYVTGQVINVDGGRTAYL; translated from the coding sequence ATGGAAGGAAGAACGATACTGGTCACCGGCGCTGCGCGGCGTCTGGGCAGGGCGATCGCGGTCGAGATGCACGGGACGGGAGCCAACATCATGGTGCATTACCATCAGGCCGCTGCTGAAGCCGCGACACTCGTCGCCGAGTTGAACGCTCGACGACCTTCTTCCGCCGCCTGTTGGCAGGTCGACCTGCGACAGATCGACAGGTTGCCGGAGTTGGTGGCGGCGACCGTCGACCGGTTCGGTCGGCTCGACGGCCTGGTCAACAACGCCTCGAGTTTCTTCCCCACCCCACTCGCCGGGATCGACCTGCGGGACTGGGATGAACTCGTCGGCAGCAACCTGCAGGCGCCCCTGTTTCTCACCCAGGCGGCGGCGCCACACCTGATCGCCAGCGACGGCAGCGTCGTCAACATCACCGATATCCACGCTGAACGCCCACTCGCCGGCTATCCGCTGTATTGTGCCGCCAAGGCCGGCCTGCTGGGGCTGACGCGGGCGCTGGCGATCGAACTGGCACCGCGGGTCAGGGTGAACGCGGTGGCGCCGGGACCGATCCTCTGGCCCGAGAGCGAAGCTTTCGACAGCGTGGCGCGGGCGGAGATCGTCGCCGACACCTTGCTCCACCGCGTCGGCTGCCCGCAGGACGTGGCGCGGGCGGTACACTACCTGCTCGTTGCAGCGGACTACGTCACCGGTCAGGTGATCAACGTCGATGGCGGGCGTACCGCGTATCTGTGA